From Streptomyces asiaticus, one genomic window encodes:
- a CDS encoding M16 family metallopeptidase, protein MTFHPQPKGGAPRPWAFPAPERGELPNGLTVLRCHRPGQQVVAVEINLEAPLDAEPAGLEGVATIMARALSEGTDKHDAEEFAAELERCGATLDAHADHAGVRVSLEVPVSRLPKALGLVADALRAPAFPDGEVERLVRNRLDEIPHELANPARRASMALSAELFPAESRMSRPRQGTQETIEGIDAAAVRAFYEAHLRPSTATAVIVGDLGGVDLDRALVDTLGAWTGGAGAPRTAPPIVADDTGRVVIVDRPGAVQTQLLIGRVGADRHDRVWPAQVLGTYCLGGTLTSRLDRVLREEKGYTYGVRAFGQVLRSGPPSPTGGSSGASMLAISGSVATEVTGPALDDLWKVLRTLKEEGLTDDERDVAVQNLVGVAPLKYETAASVANTLADQVEQHLPDDFQAQLYARLAETGTVEATAAVVSAFPADRLVTVLVGDASAIEEPVRALGIGEVRVISN, encoded by the coding sequence ATGACCTTCCACCCGCAGCCCAAGGGCGGCGCCCCCAGGCCGTGGGCGTTCCCCGCCCCCGAGCGCGGTGAGCTGCCCAACGGCCTCACCGTGCTGCGCTGCCACCGCCCCGGCCAGCAGGTCGTCGCCGTGGAGATCAACCTGGAGGCGCCGCTGGACGCCGAGCCGGCCGGGCTCGAAGGCGTCGCCACGATCATGGCGCGCGCCCTGTCGGAGGGCACCGACAAGCACGACGCCGAGGAGTTCGCCGCCGAGCTCGAGCGCTGCGGCGCCACGCTGGACGCCCACGCCGACCACGCCGGCGTCCGCGTCTCCCTGGAGGTCCCGGTCTCCCGGCTGCCCAAGGCGCTCGGTCTGGTGGCCGACGCGCTGCGCGCCCCCGCCTTCCCGGACGGCGAGGTCGAGCGGCTGGTGCGCAACCGGCTGGACGAGATCCCCCATGAGCTGGCCAACCCGGCCCGCCGCGCCTCCATGGCCCTCTCCGCTGAGCTCTTCCCGGCCGAGTCGCGGATGTCCCGGCCGCGCCAGGGCACCCAGGAGACCATCGAGGGCATCGACGCCGCGGCCGTGCGGGCCTTCTACGAGGCGCATCTCCGCCCCTCCACCGCCACCGCCGTCATCGTGGGCGACCTCGGCGGCGTCGACCTGGACCGGGCGCTCGTGGACACCCTCGGTGCCTGGACGGGCGGGGCGGGCGCGCCGCGCACGGCTCCGCCGATCGTCGCGGACGACACCGGCCGTGTGGTGATCGTCGACCGGCCGGGCGCGGTGCAGACCCAGCTGCTCATCGGGCGCGTGGGCGCCGACCGCCACGACCGGGTCTGGCCCGCGCAGGTGCTCGGCACGTACTGCCTGGGCGGCACCCTCACCTCCCGCCTCGACCGCGTGCTGCGTGAGGAGAAGGGCTACACCTACGGGGTGCGCGCCTTCGGACAGGTGCTGCGCTCCGGGCCCCCGTCGCCCACGGGCGGCTCCTCGGGCGCCTCGATGCTGGCGATCAGCGGCTCGGTGGCCACCGAGGTCACCGGCCCCGCGCTGGACGACCTCTGGAAGGTGCTGCGCACGCTGAAGGAGGAGGGGCTGACCGACGACGAGCGCGATGTCGCGGTGCAGAACCTGGTGGGCGTCGCCCCGCTGAAGTACGAGACGGCGGCGTCCGTCGCGAACACCCTCGCGGACCAGGTCGAGCAGCATCTTCCGGACGACTTCCAGGCGCAGTTGTACGCCCGGCTGGCGGAGACCGGCACGGTGGAGGCCACCGCCGCGGTGGTGAGCGCCTTCCCGGCGGACCGGCTGGTCACGGTGCTGGTCGGGGACGCCTCGGCGATCGAGGAGCCGGTCCGGGCGCTCGGCATCGGCGAGGTGCGCGTCATCTCCAACTGA
- a CDS encoding M23 family metallopeptidase, protein MASTRTATGKHRRTTKVNIRTSANVVGITTVASGVVAGITGQAFAADGPPDPQQTGLTQAIVIGDGIADHIEAQAQSQETAAEQAAAKAKAEAIARQEAARKAEAATKKAKAEREAKERAAREAERKRLNTFVSPISGSYVSTGYQASSGLWSSGTHTGIDFHASTGTTVHSVGMGEIVEAGWGGSYGNNVVIKMNDGTYTQYGHLSSISVSVGQKVTPGQQIGLSGATGNVTGPHLHFEARTSPDYGSDIDPLSYLRTHGVNV, encoded by the coding sequence ATGGCGTCCACCCGCACTGCCACCGGGAAGCATCGCCGCACCACCAAGGTCAACATCCGCACGAGTGCGAACGTCGTGGGCATCACGACCGTCGCCTCGGGTGTGGTCGCCGGGATCACCGGACAGGCGTTCGCGGCCGACGGGCCCCCCGACCCCCAGCAGACCGGTCTGACCCAGGCGATCGTGATCGGCGACGGGATCGCGGACCACATCGAGGCCCAGGCGCAGTCCCAGGAGACCGCCGCCGAGCAGGCCGCCGCCAAGGCCAAGGCAGAGGCGATCGCCCGCCAGGAGGCCGCCAGAAAGGCGGAGGCCGCGACGAAGAAGGCCAAGGCCGAGCGCGAGGCCAAGGAGCGCGCGGCGCGCGAGGCCGAGCGCAAGCGCCTCAACACCTTCGTGTCGCCGATCAGCGGCTCCTACGTCTCCACCGGCTACCAGGCGTCCAGCGGACTGTGGTCCTCCGGCACCCACACCGGCATCGACTTCCACGCCTCCACCGGCACCACGGTGCACTCCGTGGGCATGGGCGAGATCGTCGAGGCGGGCTGGGGCGGCTCCTACGGCAACAATGTCGTCATCAAGATGAACGACGGCACGTACACCCAGTACGGCCATCTGTCGTCGATCAGCGTCTCGGTCGGCCAGAAGGTCACCCCCGGCCAGCAGATCGGCCTGTCGGGCGCCACCGGCAACGTCACCGGACCGCATCTGCACTTCGAGGCCCGCACCAGCCCGGACTACGGCTCGGACATCGACCCGCTGTCGTACCTGCGTACGCACGGCGTCAACGTCTGA
- a CDS encoding GntR family transcriptional regulator — protein sequence MSGDTNAVQGGRRISAHAVCTAIRDDIVSGAYQPGSRLTEELLARRYGVSRVPVREALRTLESEGFVTTRRHAGACVAQPSEREAADLLDIRTLLEPLGAARAAQRRTEAHLKVLRGLVRLGRERAQGGQLGELRPLGDWFHETLAQASGSPSLAALLVQLRRKTAWVYAAAPGAWPAPPEGTVRPDPAARAMESWAEHGALVDAVARGDADRARALATAHTERALSEYRLRRPIPVRTSKHSVNTASGRN from the coding sequence GTGAGCGGGGATACGAACGCGGTCCAGGGCGGTCGCCGGATTTCGGCACACGCGGTCTGCACGGCGATTCGCGACGACATCGTCTCCGGTGCGTATCAGCCCGGCAGCCGCCTCACCGAGGAACTGCTCGCCCGGCGCTACGGCGTCTCCCGGGTGCCGGTCCGCGAGGCCCTGCGCACCCTGGAGTCCGAGGGATTCGTGACGACCCGGCGGCACGCGGGGGCCTGCGTCGCCCAGCCCTCCGAGCGCGAGGCGGCCGATCTGCTGGACATCCGCACGCTGCTGGAGCCGCTGGGCGCCGCACGGGCCGCACAGCGCCGCACCGAGGCCCATCTGAAGGTGCTGCGCGGACTGGTCCGGCTCGGCCGGGAGCGGGCCCAGGGCGGTCAGCTCGGCGAACTGCGGCCGCTGGGCGACTGGTTCCACGAGACGCTCGCCCAGGCGTCCGGCAGCCCGAGCCTGGCCGCGCTGCTCGTCCAGCTGCGGCGTAAGACCGCGTGGGTGTACGCGGCCGCTCCCGGGGCGTGGCCCGCGCCCCCCGAGGGCACCGTGCGCCCCGACCCGGCCGCGCGGGCCATGGAGTCCTGGGCGGAGCACGGCGCGCTGGTGGACGCGGTGGCGCGCGGCGACGCCGACCGCGCGCGGGCGCTCGCCACCGCGCACACCGAGCGCGCGCTGTCGGAATACCGGCTGCGCCGCCCGATTCCGGTGAGGACTTCGAAACATTCCGTCAACACGGCAAGCGGCCGGAATTAA
- a CDS encoding bifunctional acetate--CoA ligase family protein/GNAT family N-acetyltransferase, with protein MRSPSDHHAYPTHWEADVVLRDGGTAQIRPITTDDAQRLVSFYERVSDESKYYRFFAPYPRLSDRDVHRFTHHDYVDRVGLAAIVGDEFIATVRYDRIDGRGVPAAAPADEAEVAFLVQDAHQGRGVASALLEHIAAVARERGIRRFAAEVLPANNKMIKVFTDAGYTQKRSFEDGVVRLEFDLEPTDRSLAVMRAREQRAEARSVQRLLAPGSVAVIGTSRTPGGVGRTVLRNLLDGGFTGRVHAVNHAFPDDMTLLEPEGVPAHRSLRAIEEPVDLAVVAVPAERVSAVVADCGDHGVQGLVVLSAGYAESGGEGRDRQRDLVRQARSYGMRVIGPNAFGVINTADGVRLNASLSPRLPNPGRLGLFTQSGAIGIALLSGLNRRGAGLASLAGIAGISTFVSAGNRADVSGNDLLQYWYDDPLTDVVLMYLESIGNPRKFTRLARRTAAVKPVVVVKGARHTGSAPTGHAVPTTRIPDATVSDLLRQAGVIRVDTVTELADTGVLLASQPLPAGPRVAILGNSESLGLITYDACLTEELRPLPPRDLTTDATPDDFRRALTEALADDTCDAVIVTAIPWVGDGSAQALAAAVREAAQTPGPGPAKPVAVVHLEIQELAQALAGTGAEPAPGTRRIPAYPAAERAVRALAEAVRYARWREESAEPGRVPEYDDIDEAGAAADIQVLLAPADGHGGGGHGGDGTGGGTVDGAGPGVELSAADTQRLLARYGVSVLPALPAPDPDAAVRAAERLGFPVALKPTAPHLRHRADLGGVRLELGSETELRRAYAELTDYLGRPEELGLVVQRMAPRGVDTVVRAAIDPAAGAVLSFGLAGAPSELLGDTAHGLVPVTGRDAAELIRSIRTAPLLFGWRGSKPVDTVALEELLLRVSRLVDDHPEMVAVDLEPVVVAQHGLSVLGASARLAPPPPRTDLGPRHMPAY; from the coding sequence ATGCGGAGCCCGTCGGACCATCACGCCTACCCGACCCACTGGGAAGCCGATGTGGTGCTCCGGGACGGCGGCACGGCACAGATCCGTCCCATCACCACCGATGACGCCCAGCGGCTGGTCAGTTTCTACGAGCGGGTCTCGGACGAGTCGAAGTACTACCGCTTCTTCGCGCCCTACCCCCGTCTCTCCGACCGCGATGTCCACCGCTTCACCCACCACGACTACGTCGACCGGGTGGGCCTGGCGGCCATCGTGGGGGATGAGTTCATCGCCACCGTTCGGTACGACCGCATCGACGGCCGGGGGGTGCCCGCCGCGGCCCCCGCCGACGAGGCTGAGGTCGCCTTCCTCGTCCAGGACGCCCACCAGGGCCGCGGGGTGGCCTCCGCGCTCCTCGAACACATCGCCGCCGTGGCACGCGAGCGGGGCATCCGGCGGTTCGCCGCCGAGGTGCTGCCCGCCAACAACAAGATGATCAAGGTGTTCACGGACGCGGGCTACACCCAGAAGCGCAGCTTCGAGGACGGGGTCGTCCGCCTCGAGTTCGACCTCGAACCCACCGACCGGTCCCTGGCCGTCATGCGCGCCCGTGAGCAGCGCGCCGAGGCGCGCTCCGTCCAGCGGCTGCTCGCGCCCGGCTCCGTGGCCGTCATCGGCACCAGCCGCACGCCCGGCGGCGTCGGCCGCACCGTGCTGCGCAACCTTCTGGACGGCGGCTTCACCGGGCGCGTCCACGCCGTCAACCACGCCTTCCCCGACGACATGACGCTCCTGGAGCCCGAGGGTGTCCCGGCCCACCGCTCGCTGCGCGCCATAGAGGAGCCCGTGGACCTGGCCGTCGTCGCCGTCCCCGCCGAGCGGGTGTCCGCCGTCGTGGCCGATTGCGGCGACCACGGCGTCCAGGGGCTCGTCGTGCTCTCCGCCGGATACGCCGAGAGCGGGGGCGAGGGCCGTGACCGGCAGCGGGATCTCGTCCGCCAGGCCCGGTCCTACGGCATGCGCGTCATCGGCCCCAACGCCTTCGGCGTCATCAACACCGCCGACGGCGTCCGGCTGAACGCCTCCCTGTCCCCACGGCTGCCCAACCCCGGCCGGCTGGGCCTGTTCACCCAGTCCGGGGCGATCGGCATCGCGCTGCTGTCCGGGCTGAACCGGCGCGGCGCCGGGCTGGCGAGCCTCGCCGGGATCGCGGGGATATCGACCTTCGTGTCCGCCGGGAACCGCGCCGACGTCTCGGGCAACGACCTGCTCCAGTACTGGTACGACGATCCGCTGACCGACGTCGTCCTGATGTACCTGGAGTCGATCGGCAACCCCCGCAAGTTCACCCGGCTCGCCAGGCGCACGGCGGCCGTGAAACCGGTGGTCGTCGTCAAGGGCGCCCGCCACACCGGCAGCGCCCCCACCGGCCACGCCGTGCCCACCACCCGGATCCCGGACGCCACCGTCTCCGATCTGCTGCGGCAGGCGGGCGTCATCCGGGTCGACACCGTGACCGAACTCGCCGACACCGGGGTGCTGCTCGCCTCCCAGCCGCTGCCCGCCGGTCCGCGCGTCGCCATCCTCGGCAACTCCGAGTCGCTCGGCCTGATCACCTACGACGCCTGCCTCACCGAGGAACTCCGCCCGCTGCCGCCCCGCGACCTGACCACGGACGCCACCCCGGACGACTTCCGGCGCGCCCTTACCGAGGCCCTCGCCGACGACACCTGTGACGCCGTGATCGTCACCGCCATCCCCTGGGTCGGCGACGGCAGCGCCCAGGCCCTCGCGGCGGCCGTAAGGGAGGCGGCGCAGACTCCCGGGCCCGGTCCGGCCAAGCCGGTGGCGGTGGTCCACCTGGAGATCCAGGAACTCGCACAGGCCCTGGCCGGGACGGGCGCCGAGCCCGCCCCGGGCACCCGCAGGATCCCCGCCTACCCCGCCGCCGAGCGGGCCGTGCGCGCGCTCGCCGAGGCCGTACGGTACGCGCGCTGGCGGGAGGAGTCCGCCGAGCCCGGGCGGGTCCCGGAGTACGACGACATCGACGAGGCGGGTGCCGCCGCCGACATCCAGGTCCTGCTCGCCCCGGCGGACGGCCACGGCGGCGGCGGCCACGGCGGCGACGGCACGGGCGGCGGGACGGTCGACGGCGCGGGCCCCGGCGTCGAGCTGTCCGCCGCCGACACCCAGCGCCTGCTGGCCCGCTATGGCGTCAGCGTGCTGCCCGCCCTCCCCGCGCCCGACCCCGACGCCGCCGTGAGGGCCGCCGAGCGGCTCGGCTTCCCGGTCGCGCTCAAGCCCACTGCCCCCCATCTGCGCCACCGCGCCGACCTGGGCGGGGTGCGGCTGGAGCTGGGCAGCGAGACGGAACTGCGCCGGGCCTACGCCGAGTTGACCGACTACCTGGGCCGCCCCGAGGAGCTGGGGCTGGTCGTGCAGCGGATGGCGCCGCGCGGCGTGGACACCGTCGTACGGGCCGCCATCGATCCCGCCGCCGGGGCCGTGCTCTCCTTCGGGCTCGCCGGCGCCCCGTCCGAACTGCTCGGCGACACCGCCCACGGCCTCGTCCCCGTCACCGGCCGGGACGCCGCCGAGCTGATCCGGTCCATCCGGACCGCGCCGCTGCTGTTCGGCTGGCGCGGCTCCAAGCCGGTGGACACCGTAGCCCTCGAGGAGCTGCTGCTGAGGGTGTCCCGCCTGGTGGACGACCACCCCGAAATGGTCGCCGTCGACCTCGAGCCCGTCGTCGTCGCCCAGCACGGCCTGTCCGTGCTCGGCGCCTCGGCGCGGCTCGCCCCGCCGCCCCCGCGCACCGACCTCGGCCCCCGCCACATGCCCGCCTACTGA
- a CDS encoding DUF5998 family protein produces the protein MAKTGTTTQGLRAAIERSGYYPALVAEAVEAAVGGEPIVSYLVHQETTFDANEVRRHVTVLVLTDNRFIVSHTDEQAADGTSPSPYATTSTESVKLQRISSVVLSRVVANPESYTPGTLPREVVLTIGWGAVSRLDLEPAACGDPNCEADHGYTGSSTADDLSLRVSEAGDGPDTVRQTLAFAQALSEATAATPDTGR, from the coding sequence ATGGCGAAGACCGGTACGACGACCCAGGGGCTGCGCGCGGCGATCGAGCGCAGTGGCTATTACCCGGCACTCGTGGCCGAGGCGGTGGAGGCCGCCGTGGGCGGCGAGCCCATCGTGTCGTACCTGGTCCACCAGGAGACCACCTTCGACGCCAACGAGGTCCGCCGCCATGTGACGGTGCTGGTCCTCACGGACAATCGCTTCATCGTCAGCCACACCGACGAGCAGGCCGCGGACGGCACCTCCCCGTCGCCGTACGCCACCACCTCCACCGAGTCCGTGAAGCTCCAGCGGATCTCCTCGGTCGTGCTCAGCCGCGTCGTCGCCAACCCCGAGTCGTACACCCCGGGCACGCTGCCCCGCGAGGTCGTGCTGACCATCGGCTGGGGCGCCGTCAGCCGCCTGGACCTGGAGCCCGCCGCCTGCGGCGACCCCAACTGCGAGGCCGACCACGGCTACACCGGCTCGTCCACCGCCGACGACCTCAGCCTGCGCGTCAGCGAGGCCGGGGACGGCCCCGACACCGTTCGTCAGACCCTCGCCTTCGCCCAGGCGCTCTCCGAGGCCACCGCGGCCACCCCGGACACCGGTCGCTGA
- a CDS encoding alkaline phosphatase family protein: protein MSGPATGPLPSTASFWPEPTPLDPRSAPLPRYGTGSLADLLPAVAAGQEVPGLSSGLALAPADRVCVFLVDGLGWELLRAHPDEAPFLTSLLPSSLNGSGEPLTAGFPSTTATSLASVGTGLPPGAHGLPGYTVLDPDTGQLMNQLRWQPWTEPHAWQPYPTVFQLADAAGVHTCQVSAPTFAETPLTKVALSGGTFHGRLTGEERMDLAAEQLAAAGRSLVYTYYSEVDGKGHRFGVDSPEWRDQLRYVDGLAQRLAERLPPRSALYVTADHGMIDVPFDPESRIDFDEDWELRAGVSLLGGEGRARHVYAVPGAAGDVLAVWREVLGERMWVAGRDEAIEAGWFGGPGGADGGGKGVDDRVYRRIGDIVAAARDDIAIVASHTEPKESAMVGLHGSMTPLEQLVPLLEVRS from the coding sequence ATGTCCGGCCCCGCCACCGGCCCGCTGCCCTCCACCGCCTCCTTCTGGCCCGAGCCCACCCCGCTCGACCCCCGCTCCGCGCCCCTGCCGCGGTACGGCACCGGCTCGCTCGCCGATCTGCTGCCCGCCGTGGCCGCGGGCCAGGAGGTCCCGGGGCTCTCCTCCGGCCTGGCGCTGGCCCCCGCCGACCGCGTCTGCGTCTTCCTGGTGGACGGCCTCGGCTGGGAGCTGCTGCGCGCCCACCCCGACGAGGCGCCGTTTCTGACCTCGCTGCTGCCCAGTTCGCTGAACGGTTCGGGGGAGCCGCTCACCGCGGGCTTCCCGTCCACCACCGCGACCTCGCTCGCCTCGGTGGGCACCGGACTGCCGCCCGGCGCCCATGGCCTGCCCGGCTACACGGTGCTGGACCCGGACACCGGCCAGCTGATGAACCAGCTGCGCTGGCAGCCCTGGACGGAGCCGCACGCCTGGCAGCCGTATCCGACCGTCTTCCAGCTCGCCGACGCCGCGGGGGTGCACACCTGCCAGGTCTCCGCGCCCACCTTCGCCGAGACCCCGCTCACCAAGGTCGCGCTCAGCGGCGGCACCTTCCACGGGCGGCTCACCGGTGAGGAGCGGATGGACCTCGCGGCCGAGCAACTCGCCGCCGCGGGCCGCTCGCTCGTCTACACGTACTACAGCGAGGTGGACGGCAAGGGGCACCGCTTCGGCGTGGACTCGCCCGAGTGGCGCGATCAGCTCCGCTATGTCGACGGGCTCGCCCAGCGGCTGGCGGAGCGGCTGCCGCCCCGCTCGGCGCTCTATGTCACCGCCGACCACGGCATGATCGACGTCCCCTTCGACCCGGAGTCGCGCATCGACTTCGACGAGGACTGGGAGCTGCGCGCGGGCGTCTCGCTGCTCGGCGGCGAGGGCCGCGCCCGCCATGTGTACGCCGTCCCGGGCGCCGCGGGCGATGTGCTGGCCGTCTGGCGCGAGGTGCTGGGGGAGCGGATGTGGGTGGCCGGCCGTGACGAGGCCATCGAGGCGGGCTGGTTCGGCGGGCCCGGCGGTGCCGATGGCGGTGGGAAGGGCGTCGACGACCGGGTGTACCGGCGGATCGGCGACATCGTGGCCGCCGCGCGCGACGACATCGCGATCGTCGCCTCGCACACCGAGCCGAAGGAGTCCGCCATGGTCGGGCTGCACGGTTCGATGACCCCCCTGGAGCAGCTGGTGCCGCTCCTCGAAGTACGCTCCTGA
- a CDS encoding HPr family phosphocarrier protein gives MAERRVTIGWAEGLHARPASIFVRAATAAGVPITIAKGDGTPVNAASMLAVLGLGAQGGEEVVLASDADDAEVALDRLAKLVAEGLEELPETV, from the coding sequence ATGGCTGAGCGCCGCGTCACCATCGGCTGGGCCGAGGGCCTGCACGCCCGCCCTGCGTCGATCTTCGTCCGGGCGGCCACCGCCGCCGGCGTCCCCATCACGATCGCCAAGGGCGACGGCACCCCGGTCAACGCCGCCTCCATGCTGGCCGTGCTCGGCCTGGGCGCCCAGGGCGGCGAGGAGGTCGTCCTCGCTTCCGACGCGGACGACGCCGAGGTCGCGCTCGACCGTCTGGCGAAGCTGGTGGCGGAGGGGCTCGAGGAGCTTCCCGAGACCGTCTGA
- a CDS encoding M16 family metallopeptidase, protein MPMGHTATQQAGSGGLKATEHRLANGLRVVLSEDHLTPVAAVCLWYDVGSRHEVKGRTGLAHLFEHLMFQGSAQVTGNGHFELVQGAGGSLNGTTSFERTNYFETMPAHQVELALWLEADRMGSLLTALDEESLENQRDVVKNERRQRYDNVPYGTAFEKLVAMAYPEGHPYHHTPIGSMADLDAASLEDAREFFRTYYAPNNAVLAIVGDIDPEQTLAWIEKYFGSIPSHEGKRPPRDGTLPEVIGGQLREVVEEEVPARALMAAYRLPHDGTREADAADLALTVLGGGESSRLHNRLVRRDRTAVAAGFGLLRLSGAPSLGWLDVKTSGGVEVPAIEAAVDEELARFAEEGPTPQEMERAQAQIEREWLDRLATVGGRADELCRYAVLFGDPQLALTAVERVLDISPEEVRAVAAARLRPDNRAVLVYEPVQGAEDAADTAEAAETDAEGEAAQ, encoded by the coding sequence ATGCCCATGGGTCACACGGCCACGCAGCAGGCCGGCTCCGGCGGCTTGAAAGCGACTGAGCACCGCCTGGCCAATGGCCTGCGCGTGGTGCTCTCCGAGGACCATCTGACCCCGGTCGCCGCGGTCTGTCTGTGGTACGACGTCGGCTCGCGCCATGAGGTCAAGGGGCGCACCGGCCTGGCGCACCTCTTCGAGCACCTGATGTTCCAGGGCTCGGCGCAGGTCACCGGCAACGGCCACTTCGAGCTGGTGCAGGGGGCCGGCGGCTCGCTCAACGGCACGACCAGCTTCGAGCGCACCAACTACTTCGAGACCATGCCCGCCCACCAGGTCGAGCTCGCCCTGTGGCTGGAGGCCGACCGGATGGGGTCCCTTCTGACCGCGCTGGACGAGGAGAGCCTGGAGAACCAGCGCGACGTCGTCAAGAACGAGCGCCGCCAGCGGTACGACAACGTCCCGTACGGCACCGCCTTCGAGAAGCTCGTCGCCATGGCGTACCCCGAGGGCCACCCGTACCACCACACCCCGATCGGCTCCATGGCCGACCTGGACGCGGCCTCCCTGGAGGACGCGCGGGAGTTCTTCCGCACCTACTACGCCCCCAACAACGCCGTGCTGGCGATCGTCGGCGACATCGACCCCGAGCAGACGCTCGCCTGGATCGAGAAGTACTTCGGCTCCATCCCCTCCCACGAGGGCAAGCGGCCGCCGCGTGACGGCACGCTCCCGGAGGTGATCGGCGGTCAGCTGCGCGAGGTCGTGGAGGAGGAGGTCCCGGCCCGCGCCCTGATGGCCGCCTACCGGCTGCCGCACGACGGCACCCGTGAGGCCGACGCCGCCGACCTGGCGCTGACCGTCCTCGGCGGCGGCGAGTCCTCCCGGCTCCACAACCGCCTGGTGCGCCGCGACCGCACCGCCGTGGCCGCCGGGTTCGGCCTGCTGCGGCTGTCGGGCGCCCCCTCGCTGGGCTGGCTGGACGTGAAGACCTCCGGCGGTGTCGAGGTGCCCGCCATCGAGGCCGCCGTCGACGAGGAGCTGGCCCGCTTCGCCGAGGAGGGGCCGACCCCGCAGGAGATGGAGCGCGCCCAGGCGCAGATCGAGCGCGAGTGGCTGGACCGGCTGGCCACGGTCGGCGGCCGGGCCGACGAGCTCTGCCGTTACGCGGTGCTCTTCGGCGACCCGCAGCTGGCGCTGACCGCCGTGGAGCGGGTGCTCGACATCAGCCCCGAGGAGGTGCGGGCCGTGGCCGCGGCGCGGCTGCGCCCCGACAACCGCGCCGTGCTGGTCTACGAGCCCGTCCAGGGTGCCGAGGACGCAGCCGACACCGCCGAAGCCGCCGAGACCGACGCAGAAGGGGAGGCGGCCCAGTGA